In a genomic window of Vulpes vulpes isolate BD-2025 chromosome 6, VulVul3, whole genome shotgun sequence:
- the SIX6 gene encoding homeobox protein SIX6, with translation MFQLPILNFSPQQVAGVCETLEESGDVERLGRFLWSLPVAPAACEALNKNESVLRARAIVAFHGGNYRELYHILENHKFTKESHAKLQALWLEAHYQEAEKLRGRPLGPVDKYRVRKKFPLPRTIWDGEQKTHCFKERTRHLLREWYLQDPYPNPSKKRELAQATGLTPTQVGNWFKNRRQRDRAAAAKNRLQQQVLSQGSGRALRAEEEGTPEVLGAAASPAASLSSKAATSAISITSSDSECDI, from the exons ATGTTCCAGCTGCCCATCTTGAATTTCAGTCCCCAGCAAGTGGCCGGGGTATGCGAGACTCTGGAGGAGAGCGGCGACGTTGAGCGCCTGGGTCGCTTCCTCTGGTCGCTGCCCGTGGCCCCTGCGGCCTGCGAGGCCCTCAACAAGAATGAATCGGTGCTGCGCGCGCGAGCCATCGTGGCCTTTCATGGTGGCAACTACCGCGAGCTCTACCAtattctggaaaaccacaagttCACCAAGGAGTCGCATGCCAAGCTGCAGGCGCTGTGGCTCGAAGCGCATTACCAGGAGGCCGAGAAGCTGCGTGGACGGCCCCTGGGGCCGGTGGACAAGTACCGTGTGAGAAAGAAGTTCCCGCTGCCGCGCACAATTTGGGACGGCGAACAGAAGACACACTGTTTCAAGGAGCGCACGCGGCATCTGCTACGAGAATGGTACCTGCAGGACCCGTACCCCAACCCCAGCAAAAAGCGTGAGCTCGCCCAGGCAACCGGACTGACCCCTACACAGGTGGGCAACTGGTTCAAAAACCGCCGACAAAGGGACCGGGCGGCTGCGGCCAAGAACAG ACTCCAGCAGCAGGTCCTGTCGCAGGGGTCCGGGCGGGCTCTAAGGGCTGAGGAAGAGGGCACGCCCGAGGTGCTGGGCGCCGCCGCCAGCCCGGCCGCCAGCCTATCCAGCAAGGCAGCCACTTCGGCCATCTCCATTACGTCTAGCGACAGCGAGTGCGACATCTGA